In the Kribbella sp. NBC_00482 genome, one interval contains:
- a CDS encoding glycoside hydrolase family 99-like domain-containing protein, with protein MDRPQVLAYYFPDWHRDPRNAKWFGQDWDEWKLLEAARPRFEGHRQPRIPIDGRFDEATPAAAEHQIRLAKQYGVDGFLVDYYWYDDGPYLQAALDDGLLAAPNSNDVKFALMWANHELVDIFPHDDPSNDSPQRLKNGAIDRAAFEKLARHVIDTYFTRPNYLTVDGRPWLSIYELGSLIAGLGSVDETTDALQWFDEQTRQAGFVGLHLDAVIWGVGVLPAAITLDKPAELVRRLGFRSATSYVWVHHADLGSFEFPRAEIGPLRDAAFAEYERYAAELDVPFYPNVTVGWDASPRTDQNRAFERGRYPWTTTIDPSPEEFKDGLLLAKSFLERHRQPHPIITVNAWNEWTEGSALLPDTHNGYGFLEMIRDVLRPE; from the coding sequence ATGGATCGACCGCAGGTACTCGCGTACTACTTCCCCGACTGGCACCGCGATCCGCGGAACGCAAAGTGGTTCGGTCAGGACTGGGACGAGTGGAAGCTTCTCGAAGCGGCGCGGCCGCGGTTCGAAGGGCATCGGCAACCGCGCATCCCCATCGACGGCCGCTTCGACGAGGCCACCCCGGCCGCGGCGGAACACCAGATCCGGCTGGCCAAGCAGTACGGCGTCGACGGCTTCCTCGTCGACTACTACTGGTACGACGATGGCCCGTATCTCCAGGCGGCCCTCGACGACGGGCTGCTCGCCGCCCCGAACAGCAACGACGTCAAGTTCGCGTTGATGTGGGCGAACCACGAACTCGTCGACATCTTCCCGCACGACGACCCGTCGAACGACTCACCCCAGCGGCTCAAGAACGGTGCGATCGATCGCGCCGCCTTCGAGAAGCTGGCCAGGCATGTCATCGACACGTACTTCACACGCCCGAACTACCTCACCGTCGACGGCCGGCCATGGCTGTCGATCTACGAGCTCGGCAGCCTCATCGCCGGCCTCGGCAGTGTCGACGAGACGACCGATGCGTTGCAGTGGTTCGACGAGCAGACCAGGCAGGCGGGCTTCGTGGGACTCCACCTGGATGCGGTGATCTGGGGCGTCGGCGTACTGCCCGCGGCGATCACGCTCGACAAGCCGGCCGAACTCGTGCGGAGGCTCGGCTTCCGGTCCGCCACGTCGTACGTCTGGGTGCACCACGCAGACCTCGGCAGCTTCGAGTTCCCGCGCGCCGAGATCGGCCCGCTGCGCGACGCAGCCTTCGCCGAGTACGAGCGGTACGCCGCGGAACTCGACGTACCGTTCTACCCGAATGTGACTGTCGGGTGGGACGCGTCCCCGCGCACCGACCAGAACCGCGCGTTCGAGCGCGGCCGCTATCCGTGGACAACGACGATCGATCCATCGCCTGAGGAGTTCAAGGACGGGCTGCTACTGGCCAAGTCGTTCCTCGAACGCCACCGCCAACCCCATCCGATCATCACCGTCAACGCATGGAACGAGTGGACCGAGGGCTCGGCCTTGCTCCCCGACACCCACAACGGCTACGGCTTCCTCGAGATGATCCGCGACGTGTTGCGGCCCGAGTAG
- a CDS encoding CPBP family intramembrane glutamic endopeptidase — MCPAPSDAKGKDRVRLPGGIRALVRRRPLTAFFALALALPWICAPIADGIFYSGLPTLLGVALALPFEIMVASPLVAALVVSAVIGGRTAIAGLLRAFLRWRVGWRWYVVALLLPPVLAILPAYLNMAWGAPAPSTALFGSAGALLVVFAVRLVNPWDGPLSEEIGWRGFALPRLQHRHSALTANLILAGFVMAWHLRLVFNGDLPLVALIGTLAATILFGWLYNNTSGSLLLVYLFHATDGVLKPDYTGADATHYLWLKVALWAVAAFGVAAYSGRNTSRIISRKP, encoded by the coding sequence ATGTGCCCAGCACCGTCTGATGCCAAAGGCAAGGATCGCGTCCGGCTGCCGGGAGGGATCCGCGCGCTGGTGCGGCGCCGCCCGCTCACTGCCTTCTTCGCTCTGGCCCTCGCGCTGCCATGGATCTGCGCACCGATCGCCGACGGGATCTTCTATTCCGGACTCCCCACACTGCTCGGGGTGGCGCTCGCGCTTCCGTTCGAGATCATGGTCGCCAGCCCGCTGGTCGCGGCGCTGGTCGTCAGCGCAGTCATCGGCGGCAGGACCGCCATCGCCGGTCTGCTGCGCGCCTTCCTGCGATGGCGAGTCGGGTGGCGCTGGTACGTCGTGGCGCTGCTACTCCCACCTGTCCTGGCCATCCTGCCCGCGTACCTGAACATGGCGTGGGGGGCTCCAGCGCCCAGCACCGCGCTGTTCGGATCGGCCGGCGCACTGCTCGTCGTGTTCGCCGTCCGTCTGGTCAACCCCTGGGACGGACCCTTGAGCGAGGAAATCGGATGGCGCGGGTTCGCCCTGCCTCGGTTGCAGCATCGGCACTCAGCCCTGACCGCCAACCTCATCCTCGCCGGCTTCGTCATGGCCTGGCACCTGCGGCTGGTCTTCAACGGAGACTTGCCCCTGGTTGCACTGATCGGCACCCTCGCGGCAACGATCCTGTTTGGATGGCTCTACAACAACACCAGCGGCAGCCTGCTGCTGGTCTACCTCTTCCACGCCACCGACGGAGTACTCAAGCCTGACTACACCGGCGCCGACGCCACCCACTACTTGTGGCTGAAGGTCGCACTCTGGGCGGTGGCCGCCTTCGGTGTGGCGGCCTACTCGGGCCGCAACACGTCGCGGATCATCTCGAGGAAGCCGTAG
- a CDS encoding CPBP family intramembrane glutamic endopeptidase has product MTSLPQKHTEQAVPGSSGPVRTLIRRAPLVSFLILSCLLSWWPGALQAVGVPLPGPPNTGVGPFLAAVLVLGVTQGRAGVRQLLRSMVQWRAPARAYVAGIGLPLLVSGSAVLITVMFGAARPSGSDLALAAQIPIVLVLFLLIPGTGGAWEEPGWRGFALGRLEKRYGVLAGPLVLGGFWVFWHAPLFLTGDILWPDVLVIVAASVVVGAVFHAGKDSVLIAMLFHATNNAVGGSFASPLFDSHDQITLGVITAAGWWLIAAGVLVRSRRARTVPGGGNDHVPSTV; this is encoded by the coding sequence ATGACCAGCTTGCCGCAGAAGCACACAGAACAAGCCGTTCCGGGGAGCTCCGGACCGGTGCGCACCCTGATTCGGCGGGCACCGCTGGTCAGCTTCCTGATCCTCTCCTGTCTCCTGTCCTGGTGGCCCGGTGCTCTCCAGGCTGTCGGCGTTCCGTTGCCCGGCCCGCCGAACACCGGCGTCGGTCCGTTCCTGGCGGCCGTGCTCGTTCTCGGCGTGACTCAGGGCCGTGCCGGAGTACGGCAGCTGCTCAGGTCGATGGTCCAGTGGCGGGCCCCGGCGCGTGCCTACGTGGCCGGCATCGGTCTGCCCCTGCTCGTCTCTGGCTCGGCAGTCCTGATCACAGTGATGTTCGGAGCGGCCCGCCCCAGCGGATCCGACCTCGCCCTGGCAGCGCAGATCCCGATCGTGCTCGTGCTCTTCCTGCTGATCCCCGGAACAGGTGGGGCCTGGGAGGAACCAGGGTGGCGCGGCTTCGCCCTCGGTCGGCTGGAGAAGCGGTACGGCGTACTGGCCGGCCCACTCGTTCTGGGCGGCTTCTGGGTGTTCTGGCACGCACCGCTCTTCCTGACCGGCGACATTCTGTGGCCCGACGTCCTGGTCATCGTCGCGGCCAGCGTCGTCGTCGGTGCTGTGTTCCACGCGGGCAAGGACAGCGTCCTGATCGCAATGCTCTTCCATGCAACGAACAACGCGGTCGGCGGATCGTTCGCCAGTCCCCTGTTCGACAGCCACGACCAGATCACACTCGGCGTCATCACCGCCGCCGGATGGTGGCTGATCGCCGCCGGAGTCCTGGTCCGCTCGCGGCGCGCCCGGACCGTGCCCGGCGGAGGAAACGACCATGTGCCCAGCACCGTCTGA
- a CDS encoding PaaI family thioesterase — translation MSTTSSQTRHRAYAWEDQSPTVTASGTHDGLAILQAIGREELPLPPALRTLDISPVEAEPGRVTFTLVPSEFHLNPFGLVHGGVMAALIDTAMGCAVHSLLPVGAGYVTSELNVRFLRATGPASGTLLCRGEVIKAGRRSMVVEARVTDDSGREVAIGGCTCLVNASPAN, via the coding sequence GTGTCCACGACGTCGTCTCAGACGCGGCACCGTGCCTACGCGTGGGAGGACCAGTCACCAACGGTCACCGCGAGTGGCACCCATGACGGGCTGGCCATCCTGCAGGCCATCGGTCGAGAGGAGCTGCCGTTGCCGCCGGCGCTCCGGACCCTCGACATCAGCCCGGTCGAGGCCGAACCGGGCCGGGTCACCTTCACCTTGGTGCCTTCGGAGTTCCACCTGAACCCTTTCGGACTGGTTCACGGCGGCGTGATGGCGGCGCTCATCGACACGGCCATGGGTTGCGCAGTGCACTCTCTGCTTCCGGTCGGGGCGGGATACGTGACGTCCGAACTCAACGTCCGCTTCCTGCGAGCCACCGGCCCGGCCAGTGGCACCCTGCTCTGCCGGGGAGAGGTGATCAAGGCCGGCCGACGCAGCATGGTCGTCGAAGCACGGGTCACCGACGACTCGGGGCGCGAGGTCGCGATCGGTGGCTGTACCTGCCTGGTGAACGCATCACCAGCCAACTAA
- a CDS encoding ATP-binding protein translates to MLYGRSDDCAVLTRLFDAAEGGTSAVVVVRGEAGVGKTALMDWLHHEAAQRGGEVLRCAGIASESQLPFAGLHQVLRPAIHAMPALDRLHQEALGGALGLSRREGVDPFLVGVAALSLLGELAEGTAVTCIVDDAQWLDPPTADVLRFVARRLDAEGVLLVFAVRDPDEATFETSGLPEHRLRGLDNVASSALLVDRAPMISVEVKDRLVEHHAGNPLAIIELAPLLSHDQLTGRDPLPDPLPMGGEVERLYAARAAGLSPGAQQLLLLAATADTAGLDLVLGASSALGIDAGSLQEAEASGLISAGQGAVVFKHPLVRSAIQQQSTFQQRQRGHLAMAALLDDDANADRRAWHLARAATGPDEELAVLLEASADRAMARGGAVSAVDRWQWAAEFSRSDADRARRILCAAQIAVQAGQPERARQLLASEAPLLLDAPARASSRALLGAIEMRHGSPEAAYQLLLQAAKDLAAHDPPAALDSLVLAGEAATFLGDPRLTHEVSSLATSLRETGAMVDGSVVDLLVGLSKLFEGDWSDGSRILAGVIDESAVSAEYDDVLRSGRAAMYLGRLGQARTLYARAVSQARDSSSAGQLAPMLDRLAYIELLLGRLPDAEVHGLEGLRLADELSLDAGVGHVSMATLYAYRGQQSECRNQVRLAMELADSRQLKMVGAGGQAALGLLELGAGRLDEALAALESVGSSTNGHPGILRWATPDLVEAAVRSGRPEACASAMERLQAWADASGLPAPVAALARCRGLLASGNEAVGYFEDALRIDDQDSRPLERARIQLLLGETLRRSRQRAQARTYLSSAMATFERLGAMPWADRAGNELRASGETVTRRDPSEREHLTPQELQIAQYAADGDSNAQIAARLFLSRRTVEYHLAKVYTKTGVTSRRHLAATSLLS, encoded by the coding sequence ATGCTCTACGGGCGCAGCGACGACTGTGCCGTACTGACGAGGTTGTTCGACGCCGCCGAGGGCGGGACCAGTGCGGTGGTCGTGGTGCGCGGCGAGGCCGGAGTCGGCAAGACGGCGCTGATGGACTGGCTCCATCACGAGGCAGCCCAGCGCGGCGGTGAGGTGCTCAGGTGTGCCGGTATCGCCTCCGAGTCCCAGCTACCGTTCGCGGGCCTTCATCAGGTGTTGAGACCGGCGATCCACGCGATGCCGGCGCTGGACCGGCTCCACCAGGAAGCACTCGGCGGCGCCCTTGGACTGTCCCGGCGCGAGGGCGTCGATCCTTTCCTGGTTGGAGTTGCCGCCCTGTCGCTCCTGGGCGAACTGGCAGAAGGCACCGCGGTCACCTGCATCGTGGACGATGCACAGTGGCTCGACCCGCCGACGGCTGACGTGCTCAGGTTCGTGGCGAGACGTCTCGACGCCGAGGGCGTGCTCCTGGTCTTCGCGGTCCGCGACCCGGACGAGGCGACGTTCGAGACGTCCGGGCTGCCGGAACACCGGCTCCGCGGGCTCGACAACGTGGCTTCGTCCGCTCTGCTCGTCGACCGGGCACCGATGATCTCTGTCGAGGTCAAGGACCGGCTGGTCGAACACCATGCCGGCAACCCGTTGGCGATCATCGAACTCGCACCGCTGCTGAGCCATGACCAGCTGACCGGGCGCGACCCGCTACCCGACCCGCTCCCGATGGGCGGCGAGGTCGAACGCCTGTACGCCGCCCGTGCGGCGGGCCTCAGCCCTGGCGCACAGCAGTTGTTGCTCCTCGCCGCCACTGCCGATACCGCGGGACTCGACCTGGTTCTCGGTGCGAGCTCGGCTCTTGGGATCGACGCCGGGAGCCTGCAAGAGGCTGAAGCGAGCGGTCTGATCTCGGCCGGACAGGGGGCCGTTGTCTTCAAGCATCCGCTGGTGCGTTCAGCGATTCAGCAACAGTCGACTTTCCAGCAGCGGCAGCGTGGGCATCTCGCAATGGCCGCGCTTCTCGATGACGATGCGAATGCTGATCGACGGGCGTGGCACCTCGCCCGGGCGGCCACTGGACCCGATGAGGAGCTGGCCGTCCTGCTCGAGGCTTCAGCTGACCGGGCCATGGCTCGCGGCGGGGCCGTCTCGGCTGTCGATCGGTGGCAGTGGGCGGCTGAGTTCAGTCGGTCCGATGCCGACCGCGCACGGCGCATTCTGTGCGCCGCGCAGATCGCTGTTCAAGCGGGTCAGCCGGAACGAGCCAGGCAACTGCTGGCCTCGGAGGCTCCGTTGCTCCTGGATGCACCGGCGCGTGCGTCGTCGCGTGCGTTGCTGGGCGCGATCGAGATGCGGCACGGTTCGCCTGAGGCGGCGTACCAACTCCTTCTCCAGGCGGCCAAGGACCTGGCGGCGCATGACCCGCCGGCGGCGCTGGACTCACTGGTGTTGGCGGGCGAGGCCGCGACGTTCCTGGGAGACCCCCGGCTGACTCACGAGGTCAGCAGTCTGGCCACCAGTCTCCGGGAAACCGGGGCAATGGTGGACGGTTCGGTGGTCGACCTCTTGGTCGGACTGAGCAAGCTCTTCGAGGGCGACTGGTCGGACGGCTCACGAATCCTGGCCGGCGTCATCGACGAGTCGGCGGTCAGCGCGGAGTACGACGACGTACTGCGGTCGGGACGTGCGGCCATGTATCTGGGAAGACTCGGACAGGCGCGGACGCTGTACGCACGGGCGGTGTCCCAGGCCAGGGACAGCTCGAGCGCCGGCCAGCTCGCGCCGATGCTGGATCGTCTGGCCTACATCGAACTGCTGCTTGGCCGGCTGCCGGACGCGGAGGTCCACGGACTCGAAGGGCTACGACTGGCCGATGAGCTAAGCCTCGACGCCGGCGTGGGCCACGTGAGTATGGCCACGCTCTATGCGTATCGAGGACAGCAGTCGGAGTGCCGCAACCAGGTGCGGCTGGCCATGGAGCTGGCGGACAGTCGTCAGCTGAAGATGGTCGGTGCCGGTGGGCAAGCGGCCCTGGGGCTGCTCGAGCTGGGAGCCGGACGGCTCGATGAGGCGCTGGCAGCACTCGAATCGGTGGGTTCGAGCACCAACGGCCACCCCGGCATCCTGCGCTGGGCCACGCCTGATCTGGTGGAGGCCGCCGTACGGTCGGGCCGGCCCGAGGCCTGTGCGTCCGCAATGGAAAGGCTGCAGGCGTGGGCCGACGCCAGCGGTCTCCCTGCCCCAGTCGCTGCCCTCGCACGGTGCCGCGGTCTGCTTGCCTCCGGCAACGAGGCGGTCGGGTACTTCGAGGACGCGCTGCGCATTGACGACCAGGACTCCCGTCCGCTCGAGCGGGCCCGGATCCAGCTCCTGCTCGGAGAAACTCTGCGACGGTCGCGGCAGCGGGCGCAGGCGCGCACCTACCTGAGCAGCGCCATGGCGACCTTCGAACGGCTAGGCGCGATGCCGTGGGCCGATCGAGCAGGCAACGAACTGCGTGCGTCCGGCGAAACCGTCACTCGCCGCGATCCCTCCGAGCGAGAGCACCTCACGCCTCAGGAACTCCAGATCGCGCAGTACGCCGCCGACGGCGACAGCAACGCCCAGATCGCAGCGAGGCTGTTCCTCAGCCGCCGCACGGTCGAGTACCACCTCGCGAAGGTCTACACCAAGACCGGAGTAACGTCCCGCCGCCACCTCGCAGCCACCAGCCTGCTGAGCTAA
- a CDS encoding TetR family transcriptional regulator, translating to MSLDRTRIVDEAVALLDAEGLDGVTLRKLAARLGVQAPTLYWHLPNKAALVTAIAEAIVPDPTPPAPDEPWEDWLRDFALRLRAALIAHPDGARVVSIAQLSRQTGAWSELAMSTLVDRGIALRDARIIVLTVERFTIGHVLEEQSPPPDTAAFDLEQFTATHPVSVRAITEYFAPGRTVDDLFRDCLETVLAGAVVIARR from the coding sequence GTGAGCCTCGACCGGACCCGGATTGTCGACGAAGCGGTCGCCCTGCTCGACGCCGAGGGACTCGACGGCGTGACCCTGCGCAAGCTCGCGGCCCGCCTTGGCGTCCAGGCGCCGACGCTGTACTGGCACCTGCCCAACAAGGCGGCTCTGGTGACGGCGATCGCGGAGGCGATCGTGCCCGACCCCACGCCGCCGGCTCCGGACGAGCCGTGGGAGGACTGGCTCAGAGACTTCGCCCTCCGGCTGCGGGCCGCGCTCATCGCCCATCCGGACGGCGCGCGGGTCGTCTCGATCGCTCAACTGTCCAGGCAGACGGGAGCCTGGTCCGAGCTGGCGATGAGCACGCTCGTCGACCGCGGCATCGCCCTCCGGGACGCCCGCATCATCGTGCTGACCGTGGAGCGTTTCACGATTGGTCACGTCCTCGAGGAACAGTCGCCACCACCAGACACCGCTGCCTTCGACCTCGAGCAGTTCACCGCCACGCATCCAGTCTCGGTACGGGCGATCACGGAGTACTTCGCCCCGGGCCGGACCGTCGACGACCTGTTCCGCGACTGCCTCGAGACGGTCCTCGCCGGAGCCGTCGTGATCGCCCGACGGTGA
- a CDS encoding quinone oxidoreductase family protein has translation MKAAVLHEVGGVPRYEEFPDPVPADGEVVIEVLAAAVENVDKAVAAGTHYASAKYLEVLPMIPVFDGIGALADGTVVGFGNPRPPYGALAEKTVVPAGSYAPIPEGIDPAVATVMASAITALTMRTAAGLQPGETVLVQGATGVAGRLAIQVARLLGAGRIVATGRDDSQLGELEADVVINTAVSDEELQQAYADAGGYDVVLDFLWGRPTEILLRALTPDGFAFGMPTRIIQTGEVAGADLVVPASALRTSGVEIVGAARNLTPESMGESYQQVVEWTRAGDLTFQIDRVPLSDIGSAWQRTSSRGRRVVVHP, from the coding sequence ATGAAGGCTGCTGTGCTGCACGAGGTGGGCGGCGTACCGCGGTACGAGGAGTTCCCCGACCCGGTGCCCGCCGACGGGGAAGTGGTGATCGAGGTGCTCGCGGCCGCGGTCGAGAACGTCGACAAGGCGGTTGCCGCCGGGACGCACTACGCCAGCGCCAAGTACCTGGAGGTGCTGCCGATGATTCCGGTGTTCGACGGCATCGGCGCGCTGGCGGACGGGACCGTGGTCGGCTTCGGCAACCCGCGGCCGCCGTACGGCGCGCTCGCCGAGAAGACCGTCGTACCCGCGGGGTCGTATGCACCGATCCCCGAAGGCATCGATCCGGCGGTCGCGACCGTCATGGCGTCCGCGATCACCGCGCTCACGATGAGGACCGCGGCCGGTCTGCAGCCGGGGGAGACGGTCCTGGTGCAGGGCGCGACCGGCGTGGCCGGGCGGCTGGCAATCCAGGTCGCGCGGCTGCTCGGCGCCGGCCGGATCGTCGCCACCGGGCGCGACGACAGCCAACTCGGCGAGCTCGAGGCCGACGTCGTCATCAACACCGCTGTCTCCGACGAGGAGCTCCAGCAGGCGTACGCCGACGCCGGCGGGTACGACGTCGTGCTCGACTTTCTGTGGGGCCGTCCGACCGAGATCCTGCTCCGCGCCCTCACCCCGGACGGGTTCGCGTTCGGTATGCCGACCCGCATCATCCAGACCGGTGAGGTGGCCGGCGCCGATCTCGTCGTACCCGCGTCGGCACTGCGAACCTCGGGCGTCGAGATCGTCGGCGCCGCCCGCAACCTGACACCGGAGTCGATGGGAGAGTCGTACCAACAGGTCGTCGAGTGGACCCGCGCGGGTGACCTCACCTTCCAGATCGACCGGGTGCCGTTGAGCGACATCGGCTCCGCCTGGCAACGCACGAGCTCACGCGGCCGCCGCGTCGTCGTACATCCTTAG
- a CDS encoding maleylpyruvate isomerase family mycothiol-dependent enzyme, with the protein MTTLVDRAIAALRANHDALAALVPTLSEQQLRDRSGAAEWTVAQALSHLGSGAEISRKPIAIAAGEHVEPEDNQSVWARWNASSPADQAAGFIKHNAAYLDTVDGLSAEQRDLPIDMGILPEPVPLVVALGLRLNEVANHAWDVRVGVDPSATLDAGSADLLIELFGGPMAFLLGFSGKPDQLDQEVRLAIPGGGIEITDTVTVADTVDDPTATFEGPAEAVVRLLTGRLGTERAAGASVTGNVTLDELRKVFPGY; encoded by the coding sequence ATGACCACACTTGTCGACCGCGCCATCGCGGCGCTGCGTGCAAACCACGACGCCCTCGCCGCACTGGTGCCGACCTTGTCCGAACAACAGCTGAGGGACCGCAGCGGGGCGGCGGAGTGGACCGTCGCGCAGGCGCTCTCGCACCTCGGCAGCGGTGCCGAGATCTCCCGCAAGCCGATCGCGATCGCTGCGGGCGAGCACGTCGAGCCTGAGGACAACCAGTCGGTCTGGGCCCGCTGGAACGCCTCATCCCCGGCCGACCAGGCGGCCGGGTTCATCAAGCACAACGCGGCGTACCTCGACACGGTCGACGGGCTCAGCGCCGAGCAGCGCGATCTCCCGATCGACATGGGCATCCTGCCCGAGCCTGTACCGCTGGTGGTCGCGCTCGGACTGCGGCTCAACGAGGTCGCCAACCACGCCTGGGACGTCCGCGTCGGAGTCGACCCGTCGGCGACCCTGGATGCGGGCTCGGCCGATCTGCTCATCGAGCTCTTCGGCGGGCCGATGGCTTTCCTTCTGGGCTTCTCCGGCAAGCCCGACCAGCTCGATCAGGAGGTCCGCCTGGCGATCCCCGGCGGCGGAATCGAGATCACCGACACGGTCACCGTGGCCGACACGGTCGATGACCCGACGGCCACTTTCGAGGGTCCGGCAGAGGCCGTGGTGCGGCTGCTGACCGGACGGCTCGGCACCGAGCGCGCCGCGGGCGCAAGCGTGACCGGCAACGTGACGCTGGACGAACTCCGGAAGGTCTTCCCCGGCTACTAA
- a CDS encoding metal ABC transporter solute-binding protein, Zn/Mn family has product MSRRLFAVVAVVALGLSGCSSGGDAAAGSASSSAASGGAKIKVVASTDVWGNLAASIGGDKVEVTSIITSPDADPHEYEANTRNQLALSDAAVVLENGGGYDDFMDRMLKSAKNTKATVLNAVTISGKKAAGGEELNEHVWYDFPTVAKVIDQIQQAYAKAAPGDASTFQQNAAALQQKIDGLTQQEATLKAKYDGQPVAITEPVPLYLLDAVGLQNKTPDEFSEAIEEDSDVPAKVLDQTLQLYSKHEVKLLAYNAQTTGPETEKVLNAAKQNNIPVVPVTETLPSGKDYVSWMSANLTAVGAALGQ; this is encoded by the coding sequence ATGAGTCGCAGACTGTTCGCTGTCGTCGCCGTCGTCGCTCTGGGGTTGAGCGGCTGTTCGTCGGGCGGTGACGCGGCTGCCGGGTCCGCCTCGTCGTCCGCTGCGTCCGGTGGCGCGAAGATCAAGGTCGTCGCGTCGACGGACGTCTGGGGCAATCTGGCCGCGAGCATCGGCGGCGACAAGGTGGAGGTCACTTCGATCATCACCAGCCCGGACGCCGATCCGCACGAGTACGAGGCGAACACCCGTAACCAGTTGGCGCTGTCCGATGCCGCGGTGGTGCTCGAGAACGGCGGCGGGTACGACGACTTCATGGACCGGATGCTGAAGAGTGCGAAGAACACCAAGGCGACGGTGCTGAACGCGGTGACCATCTCCGGCAAGAAGGCAGCCGGCGGCGAGGAGCTCAACGAGCACGTCTGGTACGACTTCCCGACGGTCGCGAAGGTCATCGACCAGATCCAGCAGGCGTACGCCAAGGCCGCGCCCGGCGACGCGTCGACGTTCCAGCAGAACGCCGCCGCTCTCCAGCAGAAGATCGACGGCCTGACGCAGCAGGAGGCGACGCTCAAGGCGAAGTACGACGGTCAGCCGGTCGCCATCACCGAGCCGGTGCCGCTCTACCTGCTCGACGCGGTCGGCCTGCAGAACAAGACTCCTGACGAGTTCAGCGAGGCCATCGAGGAGGACAGCGACGTACCCGCGAAGGTGCTGGACCAGACCTTGCAGCTCTACAGCAAGCACGAGGTCAAGCTGCTCGCGTACAACGCGCAGACCACCGGTCCGGAGACCGAGAAGGTGCTGAACGCCGCCAAGCAGAACAACATCCCGGTGGTGCCGGTCACCGAGACCCTCCCGAGTGGCAAGGACTACGTCAGCTGGATGTCGGCAAACCTCACCGCGGTCGGCGCCGCGCTCGGACAGTGA
- a CDS encoding metal ABC transporter ATP-binding protein: protein MSVVLRLEQAALGFGARALWDGLDLEVHSGELIAVLGANGSGKSSLLKVVLGQVRLWSGSATFLGTPVRRGDRRIGYVPQQRLAEDGVPLRGRDLVALGVDGHRWGLPLPSRGRRQRVNQLLSSVGAEAYASTPLSSLSGGEQQRLRIAQALAADPRLLLCDEPLLSLDLPNQRLVSDLVDDARRRLDLGVLFVTHDLNPILDKVDRVLYIANHRFRIGTPDEVMTTDVLSDLFDAPVEVIRHNGRILVAGVPDHDPYHHAEQAMAR, encoded by the coding sequence GTGAGCGTCGTACTGCGCCTGGAGCAGGCAGCGCTCGGCTTCGGGGCCCGCGCGCTCTGGGACGGCCTCGATCTCGAGGTGCACAGTGGCGAGCTGATCGCCGTACTGGGCGCCAACGGGTCGGGCAAGTCGAGCCTGTTGAAGGTCGTCCTCGGCCAGGTCCGCCTGTGGTCCGGCTCCGCGACGTTCCTCGGTACGCCGGTACGTCGGGGGGACCGGCGGATCGGATACGTACCGCAGCAGCGGCTGGCCGAGGACGGCGTACCGCTGCGCGGCCGGGATCTCGTGGCGCTCGGTGTGGACGGGCACCGGTGGGGCCTTCCGCTACCGTCGCGCGGGCGCCGCCAGCGGGTGAACCAGTTGCTGTCGTCGGTCGGAGCCGAGGCGTACGCGTCCACTCCGCTGTCGTCGCTGTCGGGCGGCGAGCAACAACGGCTGCGGATCGCGCAGGCGCTCGCGGCTGATCCACGGCTGCTGTTGTGCGACGAGCCGCTGCTGTCGCTGGATCTGCCGAACCAGCGATTGGTCAGCGATCTGGTCGACGACGCCCGCCGGCGGCTCGATCTCGGCGTGCTGTTCGTCACCCATGACCTCAACCCGATCCTCGACAAGGTCGATCGGGTGCTCTACATCGCGAACCACCGGTTCCGGATCGGTACGCCGGACGAGGTGATGACCACCGACGTACTGAGTGACCTGTTCGACGCGCCGGTCGAGGTCATCCGGCACAACGGGCGGATCCTGGTGGCAGGTGTTCCGGACCACGATCCGTACCACCACGCCGAACAGGCGATGGCCCGATGA